The DNA window ATGTTTATTACAACGCGGACAATATTTTTTATATTCAACACGCTGTGTGTGTATTCGTTTATTTTTCGTACCGGTGTAATTCCGCTCTTTACATGAAGTACATTCTAAAATAATATTATCACGCATATTGCTTCTCACTTACTTTAAAATTTTACTAACGACCCCAGCGCCAACCGTTCTACCACCTTCACGAACCGCGAAACGCAAACCTTCTTCCATAGCAATCTCCGAAATCAACTCTACCTTCATGGT is part of the candidate division KSB1 bacterium genome and encodes:
- the tuf gene encoding elongation factor Tu (EF-Tu; promotes GTP-dependent binding of aminoacyl-tRNA to the A-site of ribosomes during protein biosynthesis; when the tRNA anticodon matches the mRNA codon, GTP hydrolysis results; the inactive EF-Tu-GDP leaves the ribosome and release of GDP is promoted by elongation factor Ts; many prokaryotes have two copies of the gene encoding EF-Tu), with amino-acid sequence TPFFNGYRPQFYFRTTDVTGSIQLPDGVEMVMPGDNITMKVELISEIAMEEGLRFAVREGGRTVGAGVVSKILK
- the rpmG gene encoding 50S ribosomal protein L33; its protein translation is MRDNIILECTSCKERNYTGTKNKRIHTQRVEYKKYCPRCNKHTNHKETR